One genomic region from Dehalococcoidia bacterium encodes:
- a CDS encoding SBBP repeat-containing protein, translated as MLCRISTRFPERPPHWRFLDCGRGIAVDGSGNIYIAGVSNYRWGSPVRAYTSSPDAFAAKLNNNGSIDPATQQP; from the coding sequence ATGCTATGTAGAATAAGTACCCGATTCCCGGAGCGCCCTCCACATTGGAGATTCCTTGACTGTGGCCGGGGCATCGCGGTAGATGGCAGCGGCAACATCTATATCGCGGGTGTGAGCAATTATCGTTGGGGCTCGCCGGTGAGGGCATATACGTCAAGCCCAGATGCCTTTGCCGCCAAGCTGAACAACAATGGCTCAATTGACCCTGCAACGCAACAACCCTGA
- a CDS encoding transposase, protein MIMVLDGASSHKGKELPVPENIALVFLPPYSPELNPAEQIWNVLRRDYFANRVFDSLNAATLQAEHGLAHLASNRKALKNLTDWPWIKAILNAM, encoded by the coding sequence ATGATCATGGTACTGGATGGCGCATCGTCGCATAAAGGCAAGGAGCTCCCTGTTCCTGAGAATATTGCATTGGTGTTCCTTCCGCCCTATTCGCCTGAACTGAATCCGGCGGAACAGATATGGAATGTTCTGCGGCGAGATTATTTCGCAAACCGGGTATTCGATTCACTCAATGCTGCCACCCTTCAAGCAGAACATGGACTGGCACACTTGGCATCCAATAGAAAAGCGTTGAAAAATTTGACTGATTGGCCCTGGATTAAAGCCATTTTGAATGCTATGTAG
- a CDS encoding transposase, with protein sequence MFQDEARFGRMSDPRACWAPSPKRPKVGLELVREFRYEYAAVSPWDGTLDSMTAEKMNTENMSRFLNQVSQRHQEDFMIHDHGTGWRIVA encoded by the coding sequence ATGTTTCAGGATGAAGCCCGGTTTGGACGGATGAGTGATCCGCGGGCTTGCTGGGCGCCGTCGCCGAAAAGACCAAAGGTTGGGCTGGAGTTGGTTCGGGAGTTCAGATATGAATATGCCGCGGTAAGCCCTTGGGATGGCACCCTTGATTCCATGACAGCGGAAAAGATGAATACCGAGAACATGAGCCGTTTTCTGAATCAAGTCAGCCAAAGGCATCAGGAAGATTTCATGATCCATGATCATGGTACTGGATGGCGCATCGTCGCATAA
- a CDS encoding winged helix-turn-helix domain-containing protein, giving the protein MARTACFTDAEIARARQLRDRATTAMELRKALSVLLVAEANMDAGKASDILGISERTVFRNRESVRNQNRDTRNAWGGRRHCCMTTEEEREFLRSWEAKANEGGVISVPPVHAALVERLGHSIPMSTTYRLLARHGWRKVQPDTKHPKSDPGIQDEFKKNSPRWWRPPV; this is encoded by the coding sequence ATGGCAAGAACAGCCTGTTTTACCGATGCGGAAATAGCCAGGGCGCGGCAACTGAGAGATCGGGCTACAACAGCTATGGAATTACGCAAGGCACTATCCGTATTATTGGTCGCTGAAGCGAATATGGATGCCGGTAAGGCATCCGACATACTGGGGATCAGTGAAAGAACAGTTTTTCGCAATCGGGAGAGTGTTCGCAATCAAAATAGAGATACCCGGAACGCATGGGGGGGTCGCCGCCATTGCTGCATGACGACTGAGGAAGAACGGGAATTTCTCCGCAGTTGGGAAGCCAAAGCAAATGAGGGAGGGGTGATTTCGGTTCCTCCCGTCCATGCCGCACTTGTGGAAAGATTAGGACATTCTATTCCCATGTCTACGACTTATCGTTTGCTGGCGCGGCATGGGTGGCGGAAAGTACAGCCGGACACGAAGCATCCCAAAAGCGACCCGGGAATTCAGGATGAGTTCAAAAAAAACTCCCCGAGATGGTGGCGACCGCCTGTTTGA
- a CDS encoding Lrp/AsnC family transcriptional regulator, whose protein sequence is MSEKTTKRPLDELDLMIIGELEVDARRSAKELAAKLGTSHTTVQRRLRYLLDEGIISFVTIADHKTLGYLTLVLLGINTRPGKVDAVATMIASLDYSKMVSATLGHYDLLVSMSIEGLEDLGGFVSTDLGTIKDITNIDSMIVLEIFKNDWSCLVANGHIIKRHPGKNHLDEFEKSLIGELELHPRETISELAQNLGANRLTVSKRLQALLEKGIIRIVSVPDLSALGYKIWITVKLKVDPSRIHEVAQTLCGYPNVTQVIMLTGMFELGIAAVFKDRAEVYDFMENQLGQIPGMIGHEALMNLKSYKRAFGLPPLRGQTIVHSKSLTCPVY, encoded by the coding sequence ATGAGTGAGAAAACCACAAAAAGGCCCTTGGATGAACTGGATCTGATGATCATTGGTGAATTGGAAGTCGATGCCAGAAGAAGTGCCAAGGAACTCGCGGCCAAGCTGGGCACCAGCCATACCACAGTACAGCGGCGATTACGATACCTCCTCGATGAAGGGATTATTTCATTCGTCACCATCGCTGATCACAAAACCCTGGGTTACCTGACCCTGGTACTGCTGGGGATAAATACCCGCCCCGGAAAAGTGGATGCGGTAGCCACCATGATCGCTTCCCTGGATTACTCCAAGATGGTTTCCGCAACCCTGGGCCATTATGATTTGTTGGTATCGATGTCAATCGAAGGCCTTGAAGATCTGGGTGGATTTGTCTCCACAGATCTGGGTACCATTAAGGATATCACCAACATCGATTCTATGATCGTCCTCGAAATCTTCAAAAACGATTGGTCCTGTCTGGTGGCCAATGGCCATATCATCAAGCGCCATCCCGGCAAGAACCATCTGGACGAGTTTGAGAAATCTTTGATTGGGGAATTGGAATTGCATCCCCGGGAAACCATTTCCGAACTGGCCCAGAATCTGGGGGCAAACCGGTTAACAGTGAGCAAGAGACTGCAAGCGCTCCTGGAAAAGGGGATTATTCGAATTGTCAGTGTGCCGGACCTCTCTGCTCTGGGCTACAAGATATGGATAACGGTAAAACTGAAAGTCGATCCTTCTCGGATTCATGAAGTTGCCCAAACCCTGTGCGGCTATCCGAATGTGACGCAGGTCATCATGCTCACGGGAATGTTTGAACTGGGCATAGCAGCGGTGTTCAAAGATCGGGCTGAGGTGTATGACTTCATGGAGAACCAATTGGGCCAGATCCCGGGAATGATCGGGCATGAGGCGTTGATGAATCTAAAGAGCTACAAGCGCGCTTTTGGGCTGCCTCCTCTGCGCGGACAAACAATTGTACATAGCAAATCGTTGACCTGTCCGGTTTATTAA